A stretch of the Xiphias gladius isolate SHS-SW01 ecotype Sanya breed wild chromosome 19, ASM1685928v1, whole genome shotgun sequence genome encodes the following:
- the oclnb gene encoding occludin b, whose protein sequence is MPSNKPSLPPYQPNGNKHHSSRHRHSELMSNPAFSYYPSEKMLHFYRWTSPPGVMKILCIIVIIMCVAVFACVASTLAWDYDMSLMGLGGGAGLVPGYGGSYGGSYGGSYGSSYGGSYGGGTGVGGSYGYGGAQMDPRAGKGFIIAISAITFIAVLIIFVLVVSRQNAARSSKFYLATIIICAILAFLMVIATIVYLVAVNPTAQSTGSVYYSQVRQLCSQYQTQTQAQGIFLNQYLYHYCVVEPQEAIAIVLGFLVFVALIILLVFAVKTCSQIRRWGRDRILWEQVKVISDGLHNSVGEWVKNVSGDPEVLLNDHNDKVGGSRDYLNQLDHSKPLYLPGDSDISSSVGGLKPWLKDYDTGAESGDDLEEEDFSVFFPSIVDEQERLSYKREFDRDHQEYKSLQAELDSINQDLAYLDRELHRHPEGSPQFLDAINEYTSLKNLKKSPDYQIKKKRCKYLRSKLSHIKRKISEYDRRP, encoded by the exons ATGCCGAGCAACAAACCCAGCCTCCCGCCGTACCAGCCAAATGGTAACAAACA CCATAGCAGCAGACATAGGCACAGTGAGCTCATGTCCAACCCAGCCTTTTCCTACTACCCATCCGAGAAAATGCTTCACTTCTATCGCTGGACTTCACCACCGGGTGTGATGAAGATATTGTgtatcatcgtcatcatcatgtgtgtggctgtgtttgcctgtgtggcCTCCACACTGGCCTGGGACTACGATATGAGCCTCATGGGTCTGGGAGGTGGAGCTGGCTTGGTACCTGGTTATGGTGGTTCATACGGCGGCTCATACGGTGGCTCATACGGCAGCAGTTATGGCGGCTCATATGGAGGTGGCACTGGCGTTGGCGGTTCCTATGGCTATGGAGGAGCACAGATGGATCCCAGAGCTGGCAAAGGCTTCATCATCGCCATTTCAGCCATTACCTTTATAGCTGTGCTCATCATATTTGTGTTGGTTGTTTCGAGGCAAAATGCTGCCCGCTCGTCAAAGTTCTATCTAGCAACCATCATCATCTGTGCCATCTTAGCATTTCTGATGGTCATTGCCACTATTGTGTACCTGGTGGCAGTGAACCCAACAGCTCAGTCCACGGGGTCTGTCTACTACAGCCAGGTCCGCCAGCTGTGTTCCCAGTACCAGACACAGACCCAGGCTCAGGGCATCTTCCTCAACCAATACCTATACCATTACTGTGTGGTGGAACCCCAAGAG GCCATAGCTATTGTCCTGGGATTCCTGGTGTTTGTTGCCCTCATCATCCTTCTGGTGTTTGCAGTCAAGACTTGCTCGCAGATCAGGCGCTGGGGCCGGGACCGCATTCTCTGGGAGCAAGTGAAAGTCATAAGTGATGGTCTACACAACAGTGTCGGGGAGTgg GTGAAAAATGTGTCTGGTGACCCAGAGGTACTGTTGAATgaccataatgacaaagttgGAGGGTCCAGAGACTATCTGAACCAACTGGACCACAGCAAGCCTCTTTACCTACCAGG AGACTCGGACATCAGCAGCTCTGTGGGAGGCCTGAAGCCATGGCTGAAGGACTATGACACTGGTGCAGAGTCTGGAGAtgacctggaggaggaggacttcagtgt TTTCTTTCCTTCCATTGTGGATGAGCAAGAACGTCTGAGCTACAAACGGGAGTTTGACCGGGATCACCAGGAGTACAAGAGCCTGCAGGCTGAGCTGGACAGCATAAACCAAGACCTGGCATACCTAGACAGAGAGCTACACCGACACCCTGAGGGCAGTCCACAGTTCCTG GATGCCATCAATGAATACACCAGTCTGAAGAATCTCAAAAAG TCCCCAGACTACCAGATTAAGAAGAAAAGGTGTAAATATCTCAGGTCCAAATTGTCGCACATCAAAAGGAAGATCAGTGAATATGACCGCCGACCTTGA
- the gtf2h2 gene encoding general transcription factor IIH subunit 2, producing MDEEPERAKRWEGGYERTWEVLKEDESGSLKATVEEILFQSKRKRVIESHEQVRLGMMRHLYVVIDCSRSMEDQDLKPNRLTSTLKLMEAFVDEYFDQNPISQVGIITTKNKRAEKLTDLTGNPKKHITALKKAVDTVCVGEPSLYNSLNLAIQSLKHMPGHTSREILIILSSLTTCDPANIYELIKTLISLKVRVSVIGLSAEVRVCTVLTKETGGMYHVILDESHFKELLMMHVKPPPASSSSECSLIRMGFPQHTIAALTDQDAKPSFSMSHLDSSSGPGLSLGGYFCPQCHAKYTDLPVECKVCGLILVSAPHLARSFHHLFPLEAFVESPVEDLQGDRFCQACQGELKDKSIFTCTSCHSVFCSECDLFIHDSLHCCPCCIHSQIAP from the exons ATGGACGAAGAACCAGAGAGAGCCAAACGCTGGGAAGGAGGCTATGAGAGGACATG GGAGGTGCTGAAGGAGGACGAATCTGGCTCACTCAAAGCCACAGTGGAAGAGATCCTGTTCCAGTCCAAAaggaaaag GGTGATAGAGAGCCATGAACAAGTGAGGCTTGGGATG ATGCGTCACCTCTATGTGGTGATTGACTGTTCAAGAAGTATGGAAGACCAGGACTTGAAACCAAACCGCCTCACCTCTACTCTAAAG CTGATGGAAGCTTTTGTCGACGAGTATTTCGACCAAAACCCCATCAGTCAG GTGGGCATTATCACCACAAAGAATAAAAGGGCTGAGAAGTTGACTGACCTGACAG GAAATCCAAAGAAACACATTACTGCTCTGAAGAAAGCAgtggacactgtgtgtgtaggAGAGCCTTCTCTGTACAACTCTCTAAACCTGGCCATACAGTCCCTCAA GCACATGCCTGGACATACGAGCCGGGAGATCCTGATAATCCTCAGTAGCCTCACCACATGTGACCCGGCCAACATATATGAGCTGATCAAG ACCCTGATTTCTCTGAAGGTGCGGGTGTCAGTAATCGGCCTGTCAGCAGAGGTCCGGGTGTGTACGGTTTTAACCAAGGAGACGGGTGGCATGTACCACGTTATCCTGGATGAAAGTCACTTCAAAGAGCTTCTGATGATGCATGTCAAACCCCCTCCAGCCAGCTCCTCATCTGAATGCTCTTTAATACGCATGG GTTTTCCTCAGCACACTATCGCTGCTCTGACTGACCAGGATGCCAAGCCTTCATTCAGCATGTC TCATCTGGACAGCAGCAGTGGTCCAGGTCTGTCTCTGGGAGGATACTTCTGTCCGCAGTGCCACGCCAAGTACACAGACCTTCCTGTGGAGTGTAAAGTCTGTG GTTTGATTTTGGTGTCAGCCCCCCATCTCGCCAGATCCTTCCACCATCTCTTCCCTCTCGAGGCCTTTGTAGAGAGCCCTGTGGAGGATCTCCAAGGAGACAG GTTCTGTCAAGCTTGTCAAGGGGAGCTAAAGGATAAAAGT